The following are encoded in a window of Roseimaritima ulvae genomic DNA:
- a CDS encoding MotA/TolQ/ExbB proton channel family protein yields the protein MLFAADEGGLNLYMLISNSTYLALGLVALWGLYCIVVIWTRVGSKRFKNEAAQDVFLDELEPTLRAGRFEEAAMLCEGDSRAVPQMVDLAVANREMGYGRVRQVVLDRFQRDVLSDLEYRLSWVSTVIKSAPMIGLFGTVFGMMGAFKTLATAESVEPSALAGDIQVALVTTASGLAIAIPLMILVANINIKISKMEDLVGTGLTRAFAALKEGMQRNPR from the coding sequence ATGTTGTTTGCCGCGGACGAAGGTGGTCTGAACCTTTACATGCTGATCTCCAATTCCACCTATCTCGCCCTCGGGTTGGTGGCTTTGTGGGGGTTGTACTGCATCGTTGTCATTTGGACGCGTGTCGGTAGCAAGCGCTTCAAGAACGAAGCCGCTCAGGATGTCTTTTTGGACGAGCTGGAACCGACGCTGCGGGCTGGCCGGTTTGAGGAAGCCGCCATGCTGTGCGAAGGCGATTCGCGAGCCGTGCCGCAAATGGTCGATCTGGCGGTCGCCAATCGCGAAATGGGCTACGGCCGCGTCCGCCAAGTGGTGCTCGACCGCTTCCAACGCGACGTGCTGTCCGATCTGGAGTATCGGCTCAGCTGGGTCAGTACGGTGATCAAAAGCGCTCCGATGATCGGGTTGTTCGGCACGGTGTTCGGCATGATGGGGGCCTTTAAAACGCTGGCTACGGCCGAGAGCGTCGAACCGTCGGCATTGGCCGGTGACATTCAGGTGGCCCTGGTGACCACCGCCTCTGGGCTGGCGATCGCCATTCCCCTGATGATCCTGGTCGCCAACATCAATATCAAAATCAGCAAAATGGAAGACCTGGTCGGCACCGGGCTGACGCGGGCCTTCGCGGCACTCAAAGAAGGCATGCAACGCAACCCACGCTAA
- a CDS encoding ExbD/TolR family protein, whose translation MASEIDPFDDSDEEEAPMRMSKGNRIDEEMDITPMIDITFLLLIFFVVASKMDPTQTGRTPTADNGLAVSAKDSAVIFVQRGSGDKAILKRLDDSKFIDDEDAQITEVVDYVQKEIDDGKQQVMILGDFDVSVGEVGRVRKMVGDNFDDVETYIAVKEE comes from the coding sequence ATGGCTTCGGAAATCGATCCCTTCGACGATAGCGACGAAGAGGAAGCTCCGATGCGGATGTCCAAGGGCAACCGCATCGATGAGGAGATGGACATCACGCCGATGATCGACATCACCTTCCTGCTGCTGATCTTCTTCGTGGTGGCCTCCAAAATGGACCCCACGCAAACCGGACGCACACCCACGGCCGACAACGGCTTGGCCGTTTCGGCCAAAGATTCCGCGGTCATTTTTGTGCAACGCGGCAGCGGCGACAAAGCCATCCTGAAACGACTCGATGACAGCAAGTTCATCGACGACGAAGATGCCCAGATCACCGAAGTGGTCGACTATGTGCAAAAAGAAATCGACGACGGCAAACAGCAGGTCATGATCCTCGGCGATTTCGACGTTTCCGTCGGCGAAGTCGGGCGGGTGCGAAAAATGGTCGGGGACAACTTTGACGACGTCGAGACCTACATTGCGGTCAAGGAGGAGTAA
- a CDS encoding class I SAM-dependent methyltransferase: MTDNGNKRQSLHCRICRNEAGTRYTVREMMFGSRLTFPYFQCAACGCLQLIEPPADPAAHYPSGGYYAYDAQPPLLPATTAGRQWLKRRRDAAILFRRGRIFSCLARRYPNPGIADLAAMLGHHPRAHYNMQILDVGCGSGALLQRLHDLGFQSLTGVDPYLGESRTSGAVRLLADRFDSLPPQRYDLIMMHHAFEHMESPRRVLRQVHSRLRPSGQCYIRIPIVSRGPWKTFGVDWAEIDAPRHYFLHSERSMQILAESAGLKIVHIAYESEAFTYAASELYRRDIPLNDPQQSEPTPLESRFEQAEWQAFEQAAQRDLRPGWAGRAAFTLALASAPLASVEIPDPPTDTASDKRTQQG, encoded by the coding sequence ATGACGGATAACGGGAATAAACGCCAGAGCCTGCACTGCCGGATTTGCCGAAACGAAGCCGGTACGCGCTACACGGTCCGCGAGATGATGTTCGGTTCGCGGCTGACGTTTCCTTACTTCCAGTGTGCAGCCTGCGGCTGCCTGCAACTGATCGAGCCCCCTGCCGACCCGGCGGCCCACTACCCTTCCGGCGGATACTATGCCTATGACGCCCAACCACCACTGCTGCCAGCCACCACTGCAGGCCGACAGTGGCTGAAACGACGCCGTGATGCCGCCATCTTGTTTCGCCGAGGCAGAATTTTTTCATGCCTGGCGCGGCGGTACCCCAACCCCGGCATCGCCGACCTGGCCGCGATGCTGGGCCACCATCCCCGGGCCCACTACAACATGCAGATCCTGGACGTGGGCTGCGGCAGCGGAGCGCTGCTGCAGCGTCTGCACGACCTGGGCTTCCAATCCCTGACCGGCGTTGATCCCTACCTGGGTGAATCCCGCACCTCCGGAGCGGTCCGCCTGCTCGCCGATCGCTTCGATTCGCTGCCCCCCCAACGGTACGACCTGATCATGATGCACCACGCCTTTGAACACATGGAGTCGCCGCGGCGGGTCCTGCGGCAGGTGCACAGCCGACTGAGACCCAGCGGGCAGTGCTATATCCGCATCCCAATCGTCTCGCGGGGCCCCTGGAAAACCTTTGGCGTCGACTGGGCCGAAATCGACGCTCCGCGACATTACTTCCTGCACAGCGAACGCAGCATGCAGATCCTGGCCGAATCGGCGGGCCTGAAAATCGTCCACATCGCCTACGAATCGGAAGCCTTCACCTACGCAGCCAGCGAACTTTATCGCCGCGACATCCCGCTGAACGATCCCCAACAATCGGAACCAACGCCCCTGGAGTCGCGGTTCGAACAAGCCGAGTGGCAAGCTTTTGAACAAGCCGCTCAGCGAGATCTACGACCGGGCTGGGCGGGCCGCGCCGCATTCACATTGGCCTTGGCCTCCGCACCGCTGGCCTCGGTCGAAATCCCCGATCCCCCAACCGACACAGCTTCCGATAAGAGGACGCAGCAAGGATGA
- a CDS encoding glycosyltransferase, with product MSRPRITAIVPGYNHAVYLPARLDSVYGQRGVEFEVLLLDDASTDNSLDVLRRYADRPHTRLITNATNSGSPFAQWNRGVELAQGEFIWLAESDDLAAPDLLQRLTEMLIQHPQAALAYCQSIKIDAHNQAGGPIENDLFRGTPAAHRWEQDFCNSGDDEIANYLYFQNTIPSASAVVFRRDRYLAVGGADPSYRISGDWLHWIRMLAGQQLCYTAMPLSQSRFHPQSQRFSTACNGQRELESLRVQAATRALVDINPAAIRTAAQQQMTTWLQQLRAGRYSGERLDHLRFARLLRQANAATAAKFALHLPRALATWQAKRWLSPAAK from the coding sequence ATGAGCCGTCCCCGCATCACGGCGATCGTTCCCGGCTATAACCACGCCGTCTACCTGCCGGCCCGTCTGGACAGCGTGTATGGCCAGCGAGGCGTGGAGTTCGAAGTGCTGTTGCTGGACGATGCCTCGACGGACAACAGCCTGGACGTGCTTCGCCGCTACGCCGATCGCCCTCACACACGTCTGATCACCAACGCAACCAACTCCGGCTCGCCCTTCGCGCAGTGGAATCGCGGGGTCGAACTGGCACAAGGAGAATTCATTTGGCTGGCGGAATCCGATGACCTGGCCGCCCCGGACCTGCTGCAGCGACTGACCGAGATGCTGATCCAGCATCCCCAGGCCGCGCTGGCCTACTGCCAATCCATCAAGATCGATGCCCACAACCAGGCCGGCGGGCCGATCGAAAACGATCTGTTTCGCGGCACGCCTGCGGCCCATCGCTGGGAACAGGACTTCTGCAACTCGGGTGATGACGAGATCGCCAACTACCTGTATTTCCAAAACACGATCCCCAGCGCCAGCGCGGTCGTGTTCCGCCGCGATCGTTATCTGGCAGTCGGCGGCGCAGACCCTTCCTACCGCATCTCCGGCGATTGGCTGCACTGGATTCGCATGCTGGCCGGCCAGCAACTGTGCTACACCGCTATGCCGCTCAGCCAAAGCCGTTTCCATCCGCAAAGCCAACGTTTCAGCACGGCTTGTAACGGTCAACGAGAACTGGAAAGCTTGCGAGTCCAAGCCGCTACGCGCGCATTGGTTGATATAAACCCGGCAGCCATCCGCACGGCCGCCCAGCAGCAGATGACAACTTGGTTGCAACAGCTTCGCGCCGGTCGGTACAGCGGCGAGCGGCTGGACCACCTGCGGTTTGCGCGACTACTGCGTCAAGCCAACGCAGCCACCGCGGCCAAGTTCGCCCTGCACCTGCCCCGAGCCCTAGCGACCTGGCAAGCCAAACGCTGGCTAAGCCCCGCCGCCAAGTAG
- a CDS encoding endonuclease domain-containing protein, translated as MTSGQPKRTRRVRKTPDATAFAREQRHRANEFAEALWQLLRNRQCGHKKFRREYPILPYTVDFCCVELKLVVEVDGDEHFTPEGRVYDQKRDEYLGGLGYKVLRIPGYDILRDSRSVIRRIEAAINECS; from the coding sequence ATGACCAGCGGCCAGCCCAAGCGAACACGTCGCGTCCGAAAAACGCCTGACGCGACCGCCTTTGCAAGAGAGCAACGCCATCGCGCTAACGAATTTGCGGAAGCTCTCTGGCAATTGCTCAGGAATCGTCAGTGCGGTCACAAAAAATTTCGCCGCGAATATCCGATTCTGCCTTACACAGTGGATTTTTGTTGCGTCGAGTTGAAGCTGGTTGTGGAAGTCGATGGTGACGAGCATTTCACCCCGGAAGGTCGCGTTTACGATCAAAAGAGGGATGAATACCTGGGCGGACTCGGGTACAAGGTGCTGCGCATACCTGGCTATGACATTCTGCGTGATAGCCGTAGCGTGATTCGCCGCATTGAAGCCGCGATTAACGAATGCTCGTAG
- a CDS encoding ABC transporter permease, with product MDNSVGQRSSPYRTVIGHAQSASRMRLGELYAFRDLFRFLVWREIKVRYAQSALGISWAIIQPLVSAIIMMIVFGYVAGMSTDGASKFLFYFCPLVPWTCFANALTDGTASLVSNASMLSKVYFPRVLLPLAATTARLLDFFVALVLLAALLVIEGVSLNVSLLVLPLLTVLMLVAAAGLGLWLTALAIQYRDVKYAITFVVQLLMYLSPVIYSASRIPDSLTVLGVTFNPRLIYGLNPMAGVADGFRAAVLGTFAIPWDLIAVGSVSAVVILFTGLLYFRGKERIFADVA from the coding sequence ATGGATAACTCCGTCGGCCAGCGTTCGTCTCCCTACCGCACGGTGATCGGTCATGCGCAGTCGGCGTCGCGGATGCGGTTGGGGGAGTTGTACGCGTTTCGCGATCTGTTCCGGTTTTTGGTGTGGCGTGAGATCAAGGTCCGCTATGCCCAAAGCGCGCTGGGGATCAGCTGGGCCATCATCCAGCCCTTGGTGTCGGCGATCATCATGATGATTGTGTTCGGCTATGTGGCGGGGATGAGCACCGATGGGGCATCCAAATTCTTGTTCTACTTCTGTCCGCTGGTTCCCTGGACCTGCTTTGCCAATGCCTTGACCGACGGCACGGCCAGCCTGGTCAGCAACGCTTCGATGCTCAGCAAGGTCTACTTCCCGCGGGTGCTGTTGCCGCTGGCTGCCACCACGGCTCGGTTGCTGGATTTTTTTGTGGCGCTGGTGCTGCTGGCCGCTTTGCTGGTAATCGAAGGCGTGTCGCTGAATGTCTCACTGTTGGTGTTGCCCCTGTTGACGGTCTTGATGCTGGTGGCCGCGGCCGGGTTGGGGCTGTGGCTGACAGCGCTGGCGATCCAGTACCGTGACGTTAAGTACGCGATTACGTTTGTCGTCCAGTTGTTGATGTATCTTTCGCCGGTGATCTATTCCGCATCGCGGATTCCCGATTCGCTGACGGTCCTGGGCGTGACCTTTAACCCGCGGTTGATTTATGGGTTGAATCCCATGGCTGGCGTGGCCGATGGGTTTCGCGCTGCGGTGCTGGGCACGTTTGCGATACCTTGGGACTTGATTGCCGTGGGAAGTGTTTCGGCGGTGGTGATTCTGTTTACCGGCTTGCTGTATTTTCGCGGCAAAGAACGCATCTTCGCCGACGTCGCTTAG
- a CDS encoding outer membrane protein assembly factor BamB family protein has translation MLAHELIDLLERRGLLDQEIIEALRDQLAQSGRKVTPETVAKLLVDNEHLTRFQATKLIGELRAGEYGQAANADEAEVIAGAIADDLELADDDAADSPVDADMVEEVEVAEALPMDAEVVEAVPMDAEVMEAEAVDAEPVDAVPMDAVAVDAVPVDADVMEAVPVDDGSGGTRPPVTRRKPQEEKSVWDSFKIYGVAGIILMLLIGGFALWWILNSQDSSEYIANADDLYDSSSFPAAREQYETFVYKFGSTDPVNASKARVRIATTQIYEAVTSGDPTKALSEAKRLLPTVEDEEGMGDELPALADNLVTVGENIASKAEKVRDTEEKKALLAALDELIELTQNAKYVSSSLRQNLATRLAELGEDRSRINRTINRNVHLADTLVAMRESLDAQQTKQAYDARKQLLRDYPELTDDEELEKLIVEASGIQQQLVSAVSDVPETFRDDLQTKDLKSIVLANRAGSGAPGLVNRIVYFQVRGSVMAFEADTGKNLWRRFVGYRHSHLPTPLGDLPVDGVLLSDGARGEVQRLSGTEGELQWRTVIGEPFNAPQVDGEDVYLSTESGRLVALDAIDGEVKWATQLPQPTPVSPGVSDKASRIYQVGDHSNLYIIDGKNGKCIESFYTQHAEGAIRVPPVAHLGHLFVIENIDPKTARIHILRMDDKGLGLQQAQPPILMTGNVITPPKIQRRRVIVLSDRGEVKVLDVDPAAENEQVTVIAQQVASYDHPTATQMDVDKSQMWITGTRINRYQLQANTGRIVFSWAKHAGDAFIAPPKLLDGVLFHARVLKGTKGVRVAAVDPDTGETRWQTDVGVPVAMLTPTSGGVHAITSQAALYMLDGDAYKQGITGSPIENPGGTDGFTLRFEDPLQLDEDITVLLNAEDSRQLAVYNPTRRRETLRIVKLGVGFNKATAPPLIAAGGVLIALDNGRIVLKNHRTGADLGSPFQPAAAPEGKVDWYQMVPLPSDPEQIVIGDDRGKLYRIRAGDQLRSLSEVDNPNKLLGPMAAIGESLFATTAGPAADVLLRYDINSLQETQRLTLEGRVVWGPVSVEDKILLRTDDGKLRAYDGAAKALWEADLPAGRPVGLPVAVDGQWMLVGEPGWLIAMNPSDGSISGQTNIGEPLSAAPLPVGRSNRLFVPGSEGVVYITDVPTEVPSP, from the coding sequence ATGCTGGCTCACGAACTGATCGACTTGTTAGAGCGACGCGGGTTGCTGGACCAAGAAATTATCGAGGCGCTCCGCGACCAACTGGCTCAAAGCGGCAGGAAGGTCACGCCGGAAACGGTCGCGAAGTTGCTGGTCGATAACGAACACCTGACCCGCTTCCAGGCCACCAAACTGATCGGGGAACTGCGAGCCGGTGAATACGGTCAGGCCGCCAATGCGGACGAAGCCGAAGTCATCGCCGGCGCGATCGCCGATGACCTGGAACTGGCCGATGATGACGCAGCCGATTCGCCAGTCGATGCCGATATGGTCGAAGAGGTCGAGGTCGCCGAAGCTCTGCCGATGGATGCCGAGGTTGTCGAAGCCGTTCCCATGGATGCCGAAGTCATGGAGGCGGAGGCGGTCGACGCCGAACCTGTGGACGCCGTCCCGATGGACGCGGTCGCGGTGGATGCCGTGCCTGTGGATGCCGACGTGATGGAAGCGGTTCCGGTGGATGACGGCAGTGGCGGAACCCGCCCGCCGGTCACTCGCCGCAAACCACAAGAAGAAAAGAGCGTCTGGGATTCTTTCAAAATCTACGGTGTGGCCGGCATCATTCTGATGCTGCTGATCGGTGGCTTTGCTCTGTGGTGGATCCTGAACAGCCAGGATTCGAGCGAGTACATCGCCAACGCTGACGATTTGTATGACTCCAGCAGCTTTCCGGCCGCTCGCGAACAGTACGAAACCTTCGTCTACAAGTTTGGTTCCACCGACCCGGTCAACGCTTCCAAGGCCCGCGTGCGGATCGCTACCACACAGATCTACGAAGCGGTTACCAGTGGCGACCCCACCAAAGCCTTGTCCGAAGCCAAACGTTTGCTGCCCACCGTCGAAGATGAAGAGGGCATGGGCGACGAACTGCCGGCTCTGGCGGACAACTTGGTGACCGTGGGCGAGAACATCGCCAGTAAAGCGGAAAAGGTTCGCGATACAGAAGAGAAGAAAGCCCTGCTGGCAGCTTTGGACGAACTGATCGAGCTGACTCAAAACGCCAAGTACGTTTCTTCGTCGCTGCGACAAAACCTGGCTACCCGCCTGGCCGAACTGGGCGAAGACCGCTCGCGGATCAATCGCACGATTAATCGTAACGTACATCTGGCCGATACCTTGGTGGCCATGCGCGAGTCGCTCGACGCGCAGCAAACCAAACAAGCCTACGACGCTCGCAAACAATTGCTGCGTGACTATCCGGAACTGACCGACGATGAGGAACTTGAAAAACTGATCGTCGAAGCCAGCGGGATTCAGCAACAGTTGGTGTCCGCTGTCTCGGACGTCCCGGAAACCTTTCGCGATGATCTGCAAACCAAAGATCTGAAGTCGATCGTGTTGGCCAATCGTGCCGGATCAGGAGCTCCCGGTTTGGTGAATCGGATTGTCTATTTTCAGGTTCGCGGGTCGGTGATGGCCTTCGAAGCCGACACCGGCAAAAACCTCTGGCGTCGCTTTGTCGGTTATCGGCATTCGCACCTGCCCACTCCGCTGGGAGACCTGCCCGTCGATGGCGTTCTGCTCAGCGACGGGGCGCGAGGAGAGGTCCAGCGTCTGTCGGGTACCGAGGGCGAACTGCAATGGCGAACGGTCATTGGAGAACCGTTTAACGCGCCTCAGGTCGACGGCGAGGACGTTTATCTGTCCACCGAGAGCGGCCGCTTGGTGGCGCTCGACGCGATCGACGGCGAAGTGAAATGGGCCACTCAGTTGCCGCAGCCCACACCGGTTAGCCCCGGCGTGTCGGACAAAGCGTCCCGGATCTACCAGGTTGGGGACCACAGTAACCTGTACATCATCGACGGCAAAAACGGCAAATGCATCGAGTCGTTTTATACGCAGCACGCCGAAGGGGCGATTCGCGTGCCGCCGGTGGCTCATCTGGGACATCTGTTTGTGATCGAAAATATCGATCCCAAAACCGCGCGGATTCATATCCTACGAATGGATGACAAAGGCTTGGGGCTGCAGCAGGCCCAACCGCCGATCTTGATGACGGGCAACGTGATCACGCCACCCAAAATCCAGCGACGACGAGTGATTGTCTTGTCCGATCGTGGCGAAGTGAAAGTTCTAGATGTCGACCCCGCCGCCGAAAACGAACAAGTCACCGTGATCGCGCAGCAGGTCGCCTCTTACGATCATCCGACGGCCACGCAGATGGACGTCGATAAGAGTCAGATGTGGATTACCGGAACACGGATCAATCGTTACCAGTTGCAAGCCAATACCGGACGGATTGTGTTCAGTTGGGCCAAGCACGCCGGCGACGCGTTTATTGCTCCGCCCAAATTGCTCGATGGCGTGCTGTTCCATGCCAGGGTGTTAAAAGGCACCAAGGGGGTGCGAGTGGCGGCGGTGGATCCGGACACCGGGGAAACGAGATGGCAGACCGACGTCGGCGTGCCCGTGGCGATGCTGACGCCCACCAGTGGCGGCGTGCACGCGATCACTTCGCAAGCCGCCCTGTATATGCTCGACGGAGACGCTTACAAACAGGGCATCACCGGCAGCCCGATCGAAAATCCCGGTGGCACCGACGGGTTTACGCTGCGGTTTGAAGATCCTTTGCAGTTGGACGAAGACATCACGGTGTTGTTGAACGCCGAAGATTCCCGGCAACTGGCGGTGTATAACCCCACACGTCGCCGCGAAACATTGCGGATTGTGAAACTGGGAGTGGGCTTCAACAAAGCCACCGCGCCGCCACTGATTGCTGCTGGAGGAGTGTTGATCGCTTTGGACAATGGCCGCATCGTACTGAAAAACCATCGCACGGGCGCCGATCTCGGCAGTCCTTTCCAACCCGCAGCCGCTCCCGAAGGCAAAGTCGATTGGTACCAGATGGTGCCGCTGCCCAGTGACCCGGAACAGATCGTAATCGGCGATGATCGCGGTAAGCTGTATCGGATTCGTGCTGGCGACCAATTGCGGTCGCTCAGCGAAGTCGACAATCCGAACAAGCTGCTTGGGCCGATGGCGGCGATCGGCGAGTCGTTGTTTGCCACCACCGCCGGACCGGCCGCCGACGTGTTGCTGCGTTACGACATCAACTCGTTGCAAGAAACCCAACGCTTGACGCTGGAAGGCCGCGTCGTATGGGGCCCGGTCAGCGTGGAAGACAAAATCTTGCTGCGGACCGACGACGGCAAACTGCGAGCCTACGATGGCGCCGCGAAGGCGCTGTGGGAAGCCGATCTGCCTGCGGGTCGACCCGTGGGCCTGCCGGTTGCTGTTGACGGACAGTGGATGCTGGTCGGAGAGCCCGGTTGGTTGATTGCTATGAATCCCAGCGACGGCAGCATCAGTGGGCAAACCAATATCGGCGAACCCCTGTCAGCCGCACCCCTGCCTGTGGGACGATCCAATCGGTTGTTTGTGCCCGGTTCCGAAGGCGTGGTCTATATCACCGATGTGCCCACGGAGGTCCCCTCGCCATGA
- a CDS encoding ExbD/TolR family protein translates to MSTQIECPGCGTKHRVVERMLGHTLNCPQCGQQIQLPTVAELEDGLRDTDVFPPQGDDENGLLDATALEVGEPQVVSQQAAAEGADDDQPVLAMDLEHHATVGEGAGDDDDVEAAPLERKKRDDGELDMTPMVDVTFLLLIFFMVTASFSLQKSIPMPRSQSEQPSTNTEEQEEDDFETVTVEIDEFNGYLIIASDFERECTSKLAITSGLQEAFNASAGGMRLAITCHEKAKLQSLVDVMDAGTLANYGEIQITEVEELD, encoded by the coding sequence ATGTCGACTCAAATCGAATGCCCCGGTTGTGGGACTAAGCACCGCGTCGTCGAGCGCATGCTCGGTCATACGCTGAACTGCCCGCAATGTGGCCAGCAAATTCAACTACCTACGGTCGCCGAACTGGAGGATGGGTTGCGCGATACCGACGTCTTCCCGCCCCAAGGGGATGACGAAAATGGGCTCTTGGACGCCACGGCGCTAGAGGTCGGGGAGCCCCAGGTTGTCAGTCAGCAGGCCGCCGCTGAAGGGGCCGACGACGACCAGCCCGTATTGGCCATGGACCTGGAACACCACGCCACCGTGGGCGAGGGAGCGGGGGATGACGACGATGTCGAAGCCGCGCCGCTGGAGCGTAAAAAACGCGACGATGGCGAACTGGACATGACCCCCATGGTGGACGTGACCTTTTTGCTGCTGATCTTTTTTATGGTTACCGCTTCGTTCAGCCTGCAAAAATCGATCCCCATGCCGCGCTCGCAAAGCGAGCAACCCAGTACGAATACCGAAGAACAGGAAGAAGACGATTTCGAAACCGTCACCGTGGAAATCGACGAATTCAACGGCTACCTGATCATCGCCTCGGATTTCGAACGCGAATGCACCAGCAAGCTGGCGATCACGTCGGGGCTGCAAGAAGCCTTTAACGCCAGTGCCGGAGGCATGCGATTGGCCATCACTTGTCACGAAAAAGCCAAACTGCAAAGCCTGGTCGATGTCATGGATGCCGGCACCCTGGCCAATTACGGCGAAATCCAAATCACCGAAGTCGAAGAGCTCGATTGA
- a CDS encoding ABC transporter ATP-binding protein, with product MSTPIMTVESLSKAYRLGQLAGTPDTLFGAVKHWAAAPLRGLRNLRRLDTRGASAQAAEDDLFWALRDVSFEVNEGDVVGIVGRNGAGKSTLLKVLSRITEPTSGGAVIDGRVSSLLEVGTGFHPELSGRENVYMNGTLLGMSKAEIDQKFDAIVEFAGVSRFLDTPTKRYSSGMQVRLAFAVAAHLEPEILIIDEVLAVGDAEFQKKCLGKMRSVASSGRTVLFVSHNMESISRLCSRAMTLHEGRLIVDGSVEQAIDAYLQNVAQPQRQWPTASSGADEGSGSAPGNDIVRLRSVQILDPQGQVSAEHRIQAAVRVEIEYDVLTAGHALVPNFHFFTADGTCIFVGHDLDPKWNSTPRPQGRYRTGVELPADFLNEGEISVGIAMSSYHPFVVHFYERDTVGFRVIEPQPGAARGPYAGHVPGVIRPALQWQTETL from the coding sequence GTGTCCACGCCCATCATGACTGTCGAATCGCTCAGCAAGGCTTACCGCCTGGGGCAACTGGCTGGCACGCCCGATACGCTGTTTGGGGCCGTCAAGCATTGGGCTGCGGCGCCGCTGCGAGGGCTCCGCAATCTGCGGCGATTGGATACTCGTGGGGCCAGCGCCCAGGCCGCCGAAGACGATTTGTTTTGGGCGCTCCGCGACGTTTCTTTTGAAGTCAACGAAGGCGACGTGGTGGGCATCGTGGGCCGCAACGGAGCCGGCAAATCGACGCTGTTAAAAGTCCTGTCGCGGATCACCGAACCCACGTCCGGAGGCGCCGTGATCGACGGGCGGGTGTCCAGTTTGTTGGAGGTCGGCACGGGCTTTCATCCCGAACTGAGCGGCCGCGAAAACGTGTATATGAACGGCACGCTGCTGGGGATGAGCAAAGCGGAGATCGATCAGAAGTTCGATGCGATCGTGGAGTTTGCCGGAGTCAGCCGGTTTCTCGATACCCCCACCAAACGCTACTCATCCGGAATGCAGGTGCGACTGGCGTTTGCCGTGGCGGCTCATCTGGAACCGGAGATCCTGATCATCGACGAAGTGCTGGCGGTGGGCGACGCGGAATTCCAAAAGAAATGTTTGGGGAAAATGCGAAGCGTGGCTTCCAGCGGACGGACGGTATTGTTCGTCAGCCACAACATGGAATCGATCAGTCGCTTGTGTTCGCGAGCGATGACGCTGCACGAAGGTCGGTTGATCGTCGATGGCAGTGTGGAACAGGCCATCGATGCCTATCTGCAAAACGTGGCGCAGCCCCAGCGGCAGTGGCCCACGGCAAGCAGCGGTGCTGACGAAGGCAGCGGTTCGGCTCCGGGCAACGACATTGTGCGGTTGCGTTCGGTGCAGATTCTGGATCCCCAAGGGCAGGTCAGCGCCGAGCACCGAATTCAAGCGGCCGTGCGGGTGGAGATCGAGTACGACGTGCTGACGGCGGGGCATGCTCTGGTACCCAACTTTCATTTTTTTACCGCCGACGGGACATGCATCTTTGTCGGCCATGATCTGGATCCAAAGTGGAACTCGACGCCGCGCCCGCAAGGCCGTTATCGGACAGGGGTCGAGCTGCCTGCGGATTTTTTGAACGAGGGCGAGATCAGCGTGGGCATTGCGATGTCCAGTTACCATCCCTTTGTGGTGCATTTCTACGAACGCGACACGGTGGGCTTTCGAGTGATCGAGCCGCAGCCCGGTGCCGCTCGGGGACCCTATGCCGGGCACGTCCCCGGCGTGATCCGCCCCGCGCTGCAGTGGCAGACCGAAACCCTGTAG